GCTCCATGAGTTGGATGTGTTCGGTTAGTTCCCCGGCCGAGGCCATAAGGTCATCCTGGTTGTTCTGCCAGGCCAGTTGAATCTGCTTGAGCACCCGTTTGAAGGAGGGCATGCCGTGATGATCCAGGGGCGGGAAATAGGTGCCGCCGAAGAAGGGCTTCAAATCTGGCGTGAGAAAGACGGTCATGGGCCAGCCGCCGTGTCCGGTCATCAACTGTACGGCTTTCATGTAGATTTCATCGATGTCGGTGCGCTCTTCCCGATCTACCTTTATGTTGATAAAACCTTCGTTCATGAGAGCGGCCGTAGTATCGTCTTCGAAACTTTCATGTTCCATTACATGGCACCAGTGGCAGGCGGCATAGCCGACCGAAAGTAAGATCGGCTTGTTTTCCGCCCGGGCCCTTTTGAGCGCTTCTTCGCCCCAGGGATACCATTGCACGGGATTATAGGCGTGCTGCTGCAAATAGGTGCTGGTTTCATTTACAAGGTGATTGGGCTTCCTTGTGGGATGGCTTGTTGTCTTGCCCTTTTCGCTTGCTTTCAAAATGCCGCTCCTTGTTT
This DNA window, taken from Candidatus Hydrogenedentota bacterium, encodes the following:
- a CDS encoding thioredoxin domain-containing protein, which gives rise to MKASEKGKTTSHPTRKPNHLVNETSTYLQQHAYNPVQWYPWGEEALKRARAENKPILLSVGYAACHWCHVMEHESFEDDTTAALMNEGFINIKVDREERTDIDEIYMKAVQLMTGHGGWPMTVFLTPDLKPFFGGTYFPPLDHHGMPSFKRVLKQIQLAWQNNQDDLMASAGELTEHIQLME